The genomic stretch CCTAATCTCACTTATTGGATCTTGAGACGAAGCATTTATTGCATAATCTGCCCCAGCCCTTTTAGCAGCTTCTAATGCCTCATCTCTCACATCAACACCAATTATCGTAGCACCGCTTATAGCCTTAGCTATTTGTATAGCCATAGTACCTAATCCTCCACCAGCACCTACTACTACTAGTGTCTTTGAAGGATCAAGAGACGCTTTCCTAACAGCCCTATATGTTGTTATACCAGAACAAGTTAATGGGGCAGCCTCAACAGCACTAAGCCTCCTCAACTTAAACAAGTATTTATAATGAGGAACTATTACATACTCTGCATAAGCTCCATCAAAATTAATCCCCAACCATCTAGGAGAGTCACACAGATGCTCCTCTCCTATTCTACAATAGTAGCAATTTCCTTCTCCCTGCCAAGGATTAACTGCAACTAGATCCCCCTTAGAATATCCAACTACTTCATCTCCAACTTCCTCTATTTTTCCTGCAATCTCATGACCTAAAGTTACGGGCAATTTTACACCCAAATCCTCCACTATTCTTAAATTCCCAAACCTTCCTTGTCTCATGTGCACATCAGAATGACAAACTCCAGCAGCTTCAATCTTAACTAAAACTTGGGGACCTTTAGGTTTAGGGGCTGGAATATCTTGTAGTTGTAATGGTTTTCCTATTTCTACTAATCTAATTGCACGCATAAAATATTATGCGTTATTCTAATTAATAAAGATTATGGAGATATTTTTAATAAAAAAATTAAAATAGATATATACACTAATATAGTTCTGATATTACTAATGGATAGTCTAAGGTTTATTTATTAATTCATTTTGTCTTATTAATATAATATTAAATAGTTTATCATACAGATCGTGTCTTCATCTGTATATAAATTTATTAATTAGGATTTATCTTTAGGAAGAGTAGGTACTAAGATAAAGTTCTTGTATGTCTTATCTTAATATAGAAATATAGATTGCTAAATGACACACTATCGGCACATTCATTAATAGTGGGAAAAGCTTTTAACTTCTCAGAGTACTTCTCCTTATGGAAATTAGAAAAGCTGACGATAAAGGTTGGGTTTATTTAGGAAGTGAATTTGTAAATAAATGATTGTACGTAAGAAGGATCTTTGACAGTATTTTCATTATCACAGATAAGGATAAAGCAAATGAGATTGAGAAAAGAAGAGTTTTTGAAAGAGGGTATAGAGAAAATTTTCAGCTCTTAGGTGAACCTTCTGTTGATGAAACTAAGGAGGTAATTGAAAGATCCAACAAGAGAAGATTTTCGTCGATACAAATATAATAAGTAAAAAGATAGTTTCTATTCAGCGGTTCATCATAACTGAAAGCGTTCTTCAAGAATTTGGTGAATTTATTTACGAGAATGTGTGGAGTTAACTAAAGTATCTCAAAAAATAGCTACAATTAAGGCTAGAAGAGCGATACTTACAAGAGACAAGGATTTCGAAAGAGTAAAGTATTTGGTAAAGGTTATTTATGATAACTAATGCTCCGCAAATTATCTTGTTTTTAGCTTATTTTTAATCTATTTTTAGGAAAAGCCTAAATTTAATAAGAAAAGGAAGTAAAGTGCTTCTGCACTGATAGCTACTTAAAAATTTATTTTATTGTTAGAAAGTATCCTTTGAGATGGATAAGAAAATTTACGATGAAATAATTAGGCCTTTTGGTTCTTATGAAAGATTTAAGAAGGGGGTAGATTATATAAAGACTTAGATAGAAAACAAGAAGAAATCTAGTAAAACATCTGAAGAGATTTTCTTAGAACTTTATGAAATATGGGAGAAAGAATACCTTAAAGCATTTAAGGGTGATGTAAACAAAGCAAGAGAACATTTAATGAAGGTGAGAGAGTGGAGAAGATCTCTGAGGCCCTACAGAGGTTAGTAGAAGCGTTAGAGAAAGCTAATTGTAAATACGTAATAGTAGGAGGTTTAGTTGTAATTCAGTATCGTAAAAGTAGAGTAACTCAAGATATTGATGTAGTTATAGATACCGATAAAGTAGAACTACTTGTCTCGTCACTAAAGGATAAAGGTTTTGAATTTTCAGAGCGTAAGTTATTAGAGGCTTTTAAAGAGAGGAGTAAAGTTACGTTATTTTTTCCGAAGATGTCTTTTTTCATGTTGGCTTAAAATTTGCTAAGGACGAACTTGATTACAATGTCCTTAATGGAAGGATTAGAGGAGAGCTTTTAGGAATCCCGTGTTGGATTGAAAGTAAGGAAGATATCGTAGTGGCTAAACTTATCTATGGTAGTAGCCAGGGTGAAGAGGATGTTATCGCGATGCTGTTAAATCATGGCTTAAGTGAAGGGCTAAAGGAAAAAGCTAAAAAGTTCGGGGTTTACGATAAATTATGCGGAATTGCTGAAATGATAGGGTTAGCATGTTAACAGAATTGCAAAATTAACGATAAGTATCACTTCTGTTAGGCAAGAAGATATTAGGTAAATCTCGTAAAATTTCGTTAATAAATTGTGTATAACGTAACTTTAATTTCAATTAACGATAAAAGACTATAAAACGTAATTTTAATCCTAACAAAAGTTCACTATCAGTTAGAGCTCTTAGAATTAATTTGGCTTAAGAACCCATTTCTTTTTCTGCAATTTTATAATGTTGTTCAATTTCTTCATCCCAGTAATCCTTAAATAATTCCCTTACATTAGTAAGAATATCTTTGGCTAACTGGAGAATATCTCTTATTGCCTCTTCTCTGTCTGAGTAGTCGCTTGCTCCTTTATATAGTCCAATATAAGCGTATCTATGTAGTTCAAGAGCAGTAGAAGTTAAATGATTCAACTTTATACCCTAGTTCTTCAAGTCTTTGTGAAATTCCCTTTAATCCAGTAGTTGGAGCAAGGAAGCCAGATTTATAGTACCACCCTTTTTCTTTTTCCGTCTCTGGGCATTTTTTCTAAGTTCATGACTGTTAAAGCGCTTATTAATGCCTTCCATGAAAGGAAGATCTTACTTGCCGAGTTTCTACTGAATCCCTCTTTAAGGAGTTTTAAAGCTAAGGCTAGTTCATCTAAGGTTTCAATTACTCTGATTTTTATATTAGGCATTTCTGTGTTTTTCAATTGTTGGTATTTTTGCCTCCATATTATTATATAATACTTGAGAAGTTAAAAGCGACAGCTTAGTTATTATGGTTGATTACACGTATGACGAAATTCGCATAATCGATTAGATTGCTTTATACTCAGCCAGACCTTAAAGGCAAATAATAACTTACACTCCAACCTCGTATTTACGGAATAAGGCTTAATAAGCAAGAGGAAGAGAATGGAATTAACACCCTAAAGAACGTGAATAATAAAATGAGTGTGAACCTTATTTGTTAGGAGAAAAAGATCTTGCCCTTTAAAATCTCAGAAAGTATGATATACTGAGGTTTATTATATTTCGTTGTAACAGTTTACGTAAAATCCTAACAATAAGATAGTTTTTAAATAAATCAGTCTCAGTAATGAATATTCTTACTATAAAAACGAATTATCTTATCTTATTTACTAAAGTTAGATATAAGTATAGAAAATTTTTCATAATAATTATCTTATGCATTGACTTTCCAATAAATACTATTTGCTGTTGTATTCACAACATAATTCTTAGTAAGAGCATGAATTCCCGATTAGATAAATAGGAAAATCTGTGCAAGCTAGGATAACCTTGAAACTTTTTAAAAATTAACCAAATAAAATATCATATTAATAAAATCTCAATGAGACTGGAGTATTACGAAGCGTTTAGAAAAACAAGCCAATACATATTTTAAAGTATTCCAATAATCCCTACATAATTACAATTTAACAGATATATGAACAACTTGTGGCGACATTAAAAGCATATTATAAGAGTGGATTTGCTAAGCTGATAACATAATTCTCTCTAAAGGAGATTTAACGTTAATTCCATACAAGCTAGATGTATGACAAAAAGAAGCTAGCCTATCTCTCTTAATCATAATAAAGTCGATTTTTAAACTTTAAAAACTTTAATTGTCTTATGAGAAAAATATATTTTGCAATACCTATAGTTATTTTGATTGCTGGTCTTATTCCATTGCTTATTACTCACGTTAAAGAAAGTAGCAGCGGAATTATATATGTAATAGGTAACGTGAAAATTGGATACTCAACAATTCCTATTGAGCAAAAGTTAGATATAAATGCCACAGAATACATAAACTTAACGGTTAAAAATAGTGGGGACGAGGCTATTGCTATATGTTATATTAAGCAAGGAGATGTTACAATTCCAGGTTACAATATTACTGCAATAGTTAACGGAATTACGGATTATGGCTCATCTATTCCACCTGGAATAAGTAACTTGACTTTACTAATCTCAGGATACAAAATAGAGGAGAATATTACTGCATATGTGTATTTAGGTAATGGTCAACTGCTAGAATTAAACTTTTCATAACATAAAAAGTGTGCTCAATCTGTCATATTCGTCAAGATAATTGTTCAGGTTTAAAAAACAATAATATATACTACATATTATAAGTATATATTTTAGTGAACTTACTTATACTTGACCAATATGAGTTTAAACAAACAAGCAATTGCTTTTACATCAGTTATATCATACGCTTTAGCAACTTATGTATTAGTTGCACCGGCATTTACAGTAAATCAGTTTACTTTACCTCAATGGTTATCATTTTTAATAGTCTCTATACCGTTTGGCGGAAGAGTAATGGGGGCATTATTATATCAGAGACTAGTTTCAATGCTTGGGTCTAGGTTAACTTATTTAATATCAATCATTGCACTTGGACTTTTCTCTTTAGGTAGTAGCATTAACTTCTTAGGATTACTAATAACCTTGAGATTGTTAGTGGGAATTGCATTTGGAATAGCTACATCATTAGCTGTTGAGCAAGCAATGCGGAGTGGGAATAAGATAATAATTGCACTGACTATGAGTGGCTGGGCATTCGGATGGATAATGGGAGCATTTTCCTATTTAGAACTACAAAATTGGAGCTTAATTGCAATCTCTGGAGTAATCACCATACCTTTCTCGCTATTATATAAAGCTTTACTAAACTTTAAAGCAGAAGAAGTTGATTTCTCTTTACCTTCAATATCATCAATCTTAATTTTCTTCTTCTCCTTTGAACCAGCATTTGCATTACAATTAGCTCCTTCTATAGTTGAAGATGAAGGAGGAATTACTTGGTTAATTTTAGGATATATAATTTCAATACCAATGTATATATTAATGCCGACTATTTCGAGATTTTTAGGTGAAACAAGAACTGCTATAATATACACTTCAGTCTCAGCTATAAGCGGAATTCTATTCTTCATCACTTCATTGCCTTATATTTTAGTTATTTTCACGGCATTCGGATTAGGAATGAATGCTATCGCTCCCAGATTAGCTTCGGTATATGGAGCAACTGCTAGGAGTGTAGGAATAGCACTAAACACAGCGGCATTAGGAGGAGTTGTTGTCCCAGTAATTGCATCGTTAAATATTAAAATTATAGCCTCACTATTCACGGCGATTTCAATGGTGATCTTACTAGTTATGGCTGTGAAAAAAAGGAATGCAATGTATGTTGAAGTTAGTTATAGATGATAACATTTTACGCTAATTTATGATAAGATATATCTTAAGCTACTAGCCCTCATAATTAATATTCTATTTCTTACTGACCTCCTCCACGCCCTAAAGGGCAATGGTTCCCTTAGAGCGGTTCATAGGTTTGCGGTTTACCGCCTTCATTCTCATCACTTCATAGCTAGTGAGTGCTTTAGACACCCACCCCACTCTGTTCGTCCAGCGGTAGACCACGGGCTGGGTCTTCAGCCCAATTACCCCTATCCCTCTGTGGAAGTTGCCCTCGCTTCCTCGGGACTCGGGGATATGTAGAATATTTATTGCTCCGTTTAAGTCCGCATTTATAACTTTCCCCATGCGGGGACACTTAAACAAACCACGTTTAACACGCCCACCCTCGTGGGCTTCCCCGCATAGGGAACAAGTCGTAGAAGTATAAGATTCATCCACTTTAATAACCCTTATCCCTAGTTCCTCCCCAATCTCCTCAAAGCGTTTAATGATATAACCATAGTTCCAGAAGTTCACAGTGAGTTTGTTACCGTGGTTTTGTGTTATCTCTTTAGGATAACCTACAACCACCTCACTTATCCCCTTCAACTCCTCCATTATTTTCCTAACCATACTGTTCAAAGCATGCTTTAGAAACCTCTTCCTTTTATCATACAACAACTTCAATTTCCTACTCCTCCTTTGCCCATGCCTTGCTAAAACTTTTTGAATTTCACTTATCCTCTTGCTATAATACTCATAGTGAGAGAGTACACTACCACCTTTAAAAATATACCAGCTACCGTCCTCAACATAGACAGTTGCCAAATTAACAATCCCTAAATCCACTGAAGCCCTTAAATTACCCTCAACTTTCACATTATTTTCTACCTCCATTGGAATATGAGCATACCAACTCCTCCTAGCCTCATTATAAATTACCTCTAATCTACCTTGTTTCCCATGCCATTTGAGTTCTCCTTTGAACTTGAGGGATAGTTTGAAGTCCTTTAGGAAAATCACCCTTTCTTTCTCATTAACCTCGTAACGGTCTTTTCTAATGATTATTATCAGCTTGTATTTTCCAATTTTATCCTTCCAGTACCCTGGAGGTCTAGGTTTAAACCATCTTGGCAATTTACCCTTCTTCTTCTCCTCGATTAATGAGAAGAAACTCCTCCAGTTCTCAGCGTTCTTCCTAGCAACTTGTTGTGTGTTAACCTTTAATATTTGCTTGTACTTCTCGTATACATCCTTTTCTGTTTTAGAGAAATCGACCCTCTCGCCTTTCTTAAACTGTTGCATTCTTAACCAGTTCACTTCGTTCCAGCATTTTGCAGTAACGATTGCGAGTTCTTTGAGCTTCTCGTGTGTCTTCTTGTCTACGATTAGTTTAACTATGTTGGTCCTCTTCGCCTTCCTTCACCCACTGTTCCTCAATGTATTTTCTTATTGTCTCGCTTGATACGTTACCAGCTGTTGATACGAAGTAGCTTCTAGTCCAGAGTTTTCCTCCCGTATATTTTCTTAGCTCTGGGAATTTCTTCAAAACCAGTCTAGCTGATTTTCCTTTGAAGTAGTTTGCTAGATATGATGGTGCGTATCTTGGTGGGCAGTTTACGAAGAGGTGTATGTGGTCTGGCATTACTTCAAGGGCTATTATTTCGCAACCGAGTTCTTCTGCAATTGATTTCAAAACCTCTTTAGTGTATTCAGTAACATCTCCAACTAACACGTCTCTACGGTACTTAGGAATCCATACGAAATGGTAGTTGCATAGGTACTTTGTATGTCTTGTAGATTTTTATTTCACAATACTTTAAAGTATTCAGAATTTAAAAACTTTACCCCGCCCCTAGAAGGGGCGAGGCTTGTCGTTCATTTTGTTAAAATTCTTTTATTATGGTTATGGAGTTCTAGATATGGAAACATTTGATAAAGTTCGTAAGCAAATGAAATTGATGAGAAAGTTAAATGCTGAAAATATTCTCTGCTTAATTCCAAATGAGAATCTAAAAAACCATCAGGGTAAATTCGGATATGAATTTCCCAAATTCCTATTTTCTTAGATAAAGAATACATCTCACCTTTTCTTATTTCTAGAAGAGTCTCCTTAAAACCGGCTCTTTTTAAGTCTCTTAAAAGTCTTTCAATCTCACTTGTATAAAGTCTTAAGTTACCCTCTACCTTTACATACTCTTTAGGCAAAATTTCAGAAGTAAAATCATCATAAATTATCTTTTTAGGTAGCCTAATGTTTATTTCGTCCATATATTTAAAAATTTGTATATTTTATTTAAGTTATTCTTCAAAAGAACTATGTAGTGCCATTAATTAAGTATAAATTTTTCTAATCTCTAACACGGTATAAAAACATCGCTAGATTCTCTCTTTATAGGGATATCTTCCTAAAATTGATAAATTAATGCCTACACTATCAAGAAACTGAAAAAGTAGCTGTTGCATTTCTCAATAGCAAAATAGTCGAAGAACGTATTATTTTCAAGGAAAATATAAGGTTTTGATATTAATTGAATAGTTGGAAGCAATGTATCTCTACATAAGGAGTTAAATAATATTCTATGAAGAATTAAAGTTACTTGATAAGTTTTTTAACATACTCATAAACACTATCGCACATTTTAATAGCACTCTCTGCATCGAACTTCGAATACAATTCCTCTGGGGAAGCTCCCGTTTCCTCATCCCCATACATCGCAGGTTCTCTTTCATTTCTTAAAACTCTAGA from Sulfolobus sp. S-194 encodes the following:
- a CDS encoding MFS transporter, producing the protein MSLNKQAIAFTSVISYALATYVLVAPAFTVNQFTLPQWLSFLIVSIPFGGRVMGALLYQRLVSMLGSRLTYLISIIALGLFSLGSSINFLGLLITLRLLVGIAFGIATSLAVEQAMRSGNKIIIALTMSGWAFGWIMGAFSYLELQNWSLIAISGVITIPFSLLYKALLNFKAEEVDFSLPSISSILIFFFSFEPAFALQLAPSIVEDEGGITWLILGYIISIPMYILMPTISRFLGETRTAIIYTSVSAISGILFFITSLPYILVIFTAFGLGMNAIAPRLASVYGATARSVGIALNTAALGGVVVPVIASLNIKIIASLFTAISMVILLVMAVKKRNAMYVEVSYR
- a CDS encoding NAD(P)-dependent alcohol dehydrogenase — translated: MRAIRLVEIGKPLQLQDIPAPKPKGPQVLVKIEAAGVCHSDVHMRQGRFGNLRIVEDLGVKLPVTLGHEIAGKIEEVGDEVVGYSKGDLVAVNPWQGEGNCYYCRIGEEHLCDSPRWLGINFDGAYAEYVIVPHYKYLFKLRRLSAVEAAPLTCSGITTYRAVRKASLDPSKTLVVVGAGGGLGTMAIQIAKAISGATIIGVDVRDEALEAAKRAGADYAINASSQDPISEIRRITQGKGADAVIDLNNSERTLSIYPNVLAKQGKYVMVGLFGADLHYHAPLITLNEIQFIGSLVGNQSDFLGIMSLAEAGKVKPMVTKTMKLEEANEAIDNLENFRAVGRQVLIP
- the tnpA gene encoding IS200/IS605 family transposase — its product is MPKYRRDVLVGDVTEYTKEVLKSIAEELGCEIIALEVMPDHIHLFVNCPPRYAPSYLANYFKGKSARLVLKKFPELRKYTGGKLWTRSYFVSTAGNVSSETIRKYIEEQWVKEGEEDQHS
- a CDS encoding DUF6036 family nucleotidyltransferase, which codes for MEKISEALQRLVEALEKANCKYVIVGGLVVIQYRKSRVTQDIDVVIDTDKVELLVSSLKDKGFEFSERKLLEAFKERSKVTLFFPKMSFFMLA